From the genome of Colwellia psychrerythraea 34H, one region includes:
- a CDS encoding M16 family metallopeptidase, giving the protein MKKKYLAVVIAASLALSACMATSSDSVSDTGKNASTQSSENSANKVFSQKYLFKELSNGLRVLVVKTDYPDLVSVQIPVSVGSRDEDEAGKTGFAHFFEHMMFKGSDKFPQDVYSDLFKNAGVDNGAYTTNDYTNYHLDFSKDHLDKVLEIQADHFKNLTYTDAQFKTEALTVKGEYLKNNASPTRKLLAAVRKEAFDTHTYKHTTMGFFEDVEAMPNQIAYGEKFFNQFYKPEYVSLVIVGDVDPQATMAMVEKHWGNWKKGDFVNDIAQEPKQEEAKYVHEKFDGLPGHWLLVSYKGADWQPKKKDRAALDLISELYFSNNSALYQELVVDKQLASQMFNYNPETKDAGLRHVFIKVNDEKDLATVRDAVNRTYAQVRTELVSTEKLDNLKSNLKYSFVNSLDSSESIAATLASYMHFDRDPETINHLYNSFDNISADDIKRIANQYFIDENRTTVTLSALDKVAGFDQEVDLNGAVAAIELKNSQPSTPQFSVLDNTNDSPLIDVNFLFYTGAAADPVGKKGVAALTARMLTQGGSQTRSYQDIKKGLYPIAGSFSSQLDKEMMSFTGRVHKDNATQWYQLISDQLLNPGWREDDFKRLKKELIDGIKSGLKSSNDEELGKEVLYSELYQGHVYENFNSGDLSDLAAITLEDVKAFYSAQLTQAKLHLGITGAMPSDLKAQLMTDLTALPVGDEKRLTIAKAPVLKGHHATIVEKNAQSTAVSFGFPIDTIRSDKDWAALWLVRSYFGEHRSSNSYLYQQIRQARGMNYGDYSYIEYFPRGMYQTKPDSNLGRSSQIFQVWLRPLRSNNDAHFATRAALFELDNLIENGMSEKDFQATRNYLTNYAPQLVASQDQQLGYALDSEFYQTEEFVKYVRGEFAKLTLDDVNRVIKENLQTDDIHYVFISSDGKDMQQRLLSEQVSPLKYNSEKPAELLATDKVIESYKLTLPAKNVEVIAVDKVFK; this is encoded by the coding sequence ATGAAAAAGAAATATTTGGCAGTTGTCATAGCCGCAAGTTTAGCGTTATCCGCCTGTATGGCAACCAGTTCTGACTCTGTTTCTGATACTGGTAAGAACGCGTCAACGCAGTCATCTGAAAATAGTGCCAATAAAGTCTTTAGCCAAAAGTACTTATTTAAAGAATTATCTAATGGTTTACGTGTACTGGTGGTAAAAACAGATTATCCAGATCTTGTTTCAGTGCAAATCCCGGTATCGGTAGGCTCTCGTGATGAAGATGAAGCAGGTAAAACCGGCTTTGCGCATTTCTTTGAACACATGATGTTTAAGGGATCTGATAAATTTCCGCAAGATGTTTACTCTGATTTATTTAAAAATGCCGGTGTTGATAACGGCGCGTACACGACCAACGATTACACCAACTATCATTTAGACTTTTCTAAAGATCACTTGGATAAAGTATTAGAGATCCAAGCGGATCACTTTAAAAACCTTACTTACACTGATGCTCAATTTAAAACGGAAGCATTAACGGTAAAAGGTGAATACTTAAAAAACAACGCTAGTCCAACGCGTAAGTTATTAGCGGCAGTACGTAAAGAAGCATTCGATACCCATACCTATAAACATACCACAATGGGCTTTTTTGAAGATGTTGAAGCAATGCCTAATCAAATTGCTTACGGTGAAAAATTCTTTAATCAGTTTTATAAACCAGAATATGTTTCTTTAGTGATTGTGGGTGATGTTGATCCACAAGCCACCATGGCGATGGTAGAAAAGCATTGGGGCAATTGGAAAAAAGGTGATTTTGTTAATGATATCGCTCAAGAGCCAAAGCAAGAAGAAGCCAAATATGTTCATGAAAAATTTGATGGCTTACCGGGGCATTGGTTATTAGTTTCTTATAAAGGCGCTGATTGGCAACCGAAGAAAAAGGATCGCGCCGCTTTAGATTTGATTTCTGAATTGTACTTTTCAAATAACTCAGCCTTATATCAAGAGTTAGTGGTAGATAAGCAGTTGGCAAGCCAAATGTTTAACTACAACCCAGAAACAAAAGATGCGGGTTTACGTCACGTATTTATTAAAGTGAATGATGAAAAAGATTTAGCCACTGTACGTGATGCGGTAAATCGCACTTATGCGCAAGTGCGTACTGAACTCGTTTCAACAGAAAAGCTTGATAACTTAAAATCTAATCTAAAATATAGCTTTGTGAATAGCTTAGATTCTTCAGAGTCTATTGCGGCAACACTTGCCAGTTATATGCACTTTGATCGCGATCCTGAAACGATTAACCATCTTTATAATAGTTTTGACAATATTTCGGCCGATGACATCAAACGTATCGCCAATCAATATTTTATTGATGAAAACCGTACCACGGTGACGTTATCAGCATTAGATAAAGTGGCTGGCTTTGACCAAGAAGTTGACTTAAATGGCGCGGTAGCAGCGATTGAATTGAAAAACTCTCAACCTAGCACTCCACAGTTTTCAGTATTGGATAATACCAATGACTCGCCGTTGATTGATGTTAACTTCCTGTTTTATACGGGTGCAGCAGCAGACCCTGTAGGTAAAAAGGGCGTGGCAGCATTGACCGCACGCATGTTAACCCAAGGTGGTTCACAAACGCGTAGCTATCAAGACATTAAGAAAGGTTTATATCCGATTGCCGGAAGCTTTTCGTCTCAGTTAGATAAAGAAATGATGTCATTTACTGGTCGTGTTCACAAAGACAATGCGACACAGTGGTATCAATTGATCAGTGATCAATTATTGAATCCGGGCTGGCGTGAAGATGACTTTAAGCGTCTGAAAAAAGAGTTAATCGATGGTATTAAGTCTGGGCTTAAATCTTCTAATGATGAAGAGTTAGGTAAAGAAGTGCTTTATAGCGAACTTTATCAGGGCCATGTTTATGAAAACTTTAACAGTGGTGATTTATCTGACTTAGCCGCAATCACCCTTGAAGATGTTAAAGCGTTCTACAGCGCACAACTTACACAAGCTAAATTACACTTGGGTATCACTGGCGCTATGCCGAGTGATTTAAAAGCACAGTTAATGACTGACTTAACGGCATTGCCTGTTGGGGATGAAAAGCGTTTAACTATTGCTAAGGCGCCTGTGCTAAAAGGTCATCATGCAACAATTGTTGAAAAGAATGCGCAATCAACAGCCGTTTCTTTTGGTTTCCCAATCGATACTATTCGCAGTGACAAAGACTGGGCAGCGCTTTGGTTAGTTCGCTCGTACTTTGGTGAGCATCGTAGTTCTAACAGCTACTTGTATCAGCAAATTCGTCAAGCGCGCGGTATGAACTATGGTGATTATTCTTATATTGAATATTTCCCACGTGGTATGTACCAAACTAAGCCGGATTCAAACTTAGGCCGTTCAAGCCAAATTTTCCAAGTTTGGTTACGTCCTTTACGTTCAAATAATGACGCGCATTTTGCTACACGTGCCGCTTTGTTTGAATTGGACAACTTGATTGAAAATGGCATGAGCGAAAAAGACTTTCAAGCAACACGTAATTACTTAACTAACTATGCTCCGCAATTAGTTGCTAGCCAAGATCAGCAATTAGGTTATGCCTTGGATAGTGAGTTTTATCAAACAGAAGAGTTTGTTAAGTACGTACGTGGCGAGTTTGCAAAACTAACGTTAGACGATGTGAACCGTGTTATTAAAGAAAACTTACAAACAGATGATATTCACTATGTTTTCATTTCGAGCGATGGTAAAGATATGCAGCAACGTTTGTTGTCTGAACAAGTATCACCGTTGAAATATAACAGTGAAAAACCTGCAGAGCTTTTAGCTACCGATAAAGTTATTGAAAGCTACAAGTTAACGCTGCCGGCGAAAAATGTCGAAGTGATTGCGGTAGATAAGGTGTTTAAGTAG
- a CDS encoding sensor domain-containing diguanylate cyclase gives MNVDILKQRAKAFDYVFDAIVVTDLQGFIIDWNKGSETLYGYSKEQAIGQPVNMLHVPGDTEHITSEVISAVENQGKWTGEIRMLHKDGHIGWIESMCVPIYGENYQMVGALGINRDITKRKKETERLEHLAHYDQLTKVPNRYLLLDRLTHLITQSKRNNYKFALVFIDVDKFKLINDTKGHLFGDQVLMEIALRLKKSIRNSDTVARFGGDEFVILFESISNKNDVSIMIETLTQELKTELIVNGINIEINCSIGIAIFPDDGTTIDTLIATADKAMYKTKE, from the coding sequence ATGAATGTAGATATACTTAAGCAACGAGCGAAAGCTTTCGATTACGTGTTTGATGCGATAGTAGTAACTGATCTACAAGGCTTCATTATTGATTGGAATAAAGGCTCAGAAACACTTTATGGCTATTCCAAAGAACAGGCTATTGGGCAACCTGTTAATATGCTGCATGTTCCCGGTGATACTGAACATATCACTTCAGAAGTTATATCAGCGGTAGAAAATCAGGGGAAATGGACTGGTGAAATTAGGATGTTACACAAAGATGGACACATTGGCTGGATTGAATCCATGTGTGTACCTATATATGGTGAAAATTATCAGATGGTGGGTGCCTTAGGTATAAATAGAGATATCACAAAACGGAAAAAAGAAACCGAACGACTTGAACACCTCGCACATTATGACCAACTAACAAAAGTCCCAAATCGTTATCTTTTGCTCGACCGGCTGACACATTTAATTACACAGTCTAAACGTAATAATTATAAATTTGCTTTGGTTTTTATTGATGTAGATAAATTCAAACTCATTAACGATACAAAAGGTCATCTTTTTGGTGATCAGGTTTTAATGGAAATAGCTTTACGTCTTAAAAAATCTATTCGAAATTCAGATACAGTCGCCAGATTTGGAGGAGATGAATTTGTTATTTTATTTGAAAGTATTTCTAATAAAAATGATGTTTCTATAATGATTGAAACTCTAACCCAAGAATTAAAAACAGAATTGATTGTTAATGGTATAAACATTGAAATCAATTGTAGTATTGGTATCGCAATATTCCCTGATGATGGCACCACGATAGATACATTAATAGCTACAGCCGATAAAGCCATGTACAAGACTAAAGAGTAG
- a CDS encoding putative bifunctional diguanylate cyclase/phosphodiesterase, which translates to MQFPSIQLLNLIPDTVLIVNKKAEIIWINNNITNLLGYLPDELLGKSIECLVPSRTREKHVNLRNSFINKPNKRSMNQGSGLWAVHKKNHEIPVCIDLNHYEESGEKFTVCSIRLLSEQELVASTMQKLHERLEFSQSLAHVGTWDWDITNETLAWTDETYRIFGVKPQEFKATYEAFLFYIHADDRQAVIDAVNDAINNDSSYSIKHRVIRPSGEIREVLEKGQVLRDENGKASRIIGAVLDITELNQSKEKLEKLAHYDEKTQLPNRVLCRKEIEIRISHALLNNKKFAILFIDLDHFKNINDTQGHLAGDEFLHEMSQKLLTIIPKGMFLAILGGDEFIIITDYSDDEEEIKNKVTRLAKQLILLIPTKKSYENFSIDITASIGIALYPNHGNNFTSLLSSADNAMYQVKNTGRNNYAMYHPDIEQKRLRELQLISDMRTGLKKGQFTVHYQAKQSLKTDELIGCEALIRWQHHTLGNIPPLEFISLAESSGLIIPIGKFVLEQSCLFIKQWQAHSDKSLVVSVNVSALQLKDPLFKEEVLQVINSAGISGHNIELELTESLLMENIEATIQTLHDLKEIGVSISIDDFGTGYSSLSYLQKLPVDTLKIDKSFIDSLSSSDEDTWIVINTISLASGLKLKTVAEGVETQEQKSILADLGCDILQGYLYSKPIPKNEFFMKFK; encoded by the coding sequence ATGCAATTCCCCTCAATCCAACTTTTAAATTTAATACCAGACACTGTACTTATTGTTAATAAAAAAGCTGAGATTATATGGATAAATAACAATATTACTAATTTGTTAGGTTATTTACCTGATGAACTACTCGGTAAATCAATTGAATGTTTGGTACCAAGTCGCACCAGAGAGAAGCACGTAAACCTTAGAAATTCTTTTATAAACAAACCGAATAAACGTTCAATGAATCAAGGCTCTGGACTTTGGGCTGTTCATAAGAAAAATCATGAAATACCTGTTTGTATCGATTTGAATCATTATGAAGAGTCCGGCGAAAAATTTACTGTGTGCTCTATTCGATTATTAAGTGAACAGGAATTAGTCGCATCAACAATGCAAAAATTACACGAACGTTTAGAGTTTTCGCAATCGTTAGCACATGTTGGTACCTGGGATTGGGATATTACGAATGAAACTTTGGCTTGGACCGATGAAACTTATCGAATATTTGGCGTAAAGCCACAAGAGTTCAAGGCAACTTATGAAGCCTTTCTTTTTTACATACATGCAGATGATAGGCAGGCTGTTATTGATGCTGTAAACGACGCGATAAATAACGATAGCTCATACAGTATAAAACATAGAGTCATTAGGCCTTCTGGCGAAATTAGAGAGGTATTAGAAAAGGGGCAAGTTCTTCGTGATGAAAATGGTAAAGCTAGTCGTATAATTGGTGCGGTATTGGATATCACAGAACTTAATCAGAGCAAAGAAAAATTAGAAAAATTAGCGCATTACGATGAGAAAACCCAATTACCCAACCGAGTGTTATGCCGAAAAGAAATTGAAATAAGAATTTCTCATGCTCTTTTAAACAACAAAAAATTCGCCATTTTATTTATTGATTTGGATCATTTCAAAAATATCAATGACACACAAGGACATCTAGCGGGTGATGAGTTTTTACATGAAATGTCACAAAAATTATTAACTATTATCCCTAAAGGGATGTTTTTAGCAATCCTTGGCGGGGATGAATTCATTATCATTACTGATTATAGTGATGATGAGGAGGAGATTAAAAATAAAGTCACGAGACTTGCTAAACAGCTTATATTATTAATTCCAACCAAGAAGTCTTATGAGAATTTCTCAATCGATATTACCGCTAGCATTGGCATAGCTTTATACCCAAACCACGGAAATAATTTTACTAGTTTATTAAGCTCGGCAGACAATGCCATGTATCAAGTGAAAAATACCGGTAGAAATAATTATGCTATGTATCACCCCGATATAGAGCAGAAAAGATTAAGAGAGCTGCAACTAATTAGTGATATGCGTACAGGTTTAAAAAAAGGCCAATTTACAGTGCACTATCAAGCTAAGCAAAGTTTGAAAACAGATGAGTTGATAGGATGTGAAGCATTAATACGTTGGCAGCATCATACGCTAGGCAATATTCCTCCATTAGAGTTTATATCACTCGCTGAAAGCTCTGGACTTATTATTCCTATTGGTAAGTTTGTTTTAGAGCAATCGTGTTTGTTCATAAAGCAGTGGCAAGCACATTCCGACAAGTCATTAGTTGTCTCGGTAAATGTTTCTGCCCTGCAACTTAAAGACCCTCTGTTTAAAGAAGAGGTATTACAAGTAATTAACAGCGCAGGTATTAGTGGCCATAATATCGAATTAGAATTAACAGAAAGCCTATTGATGGAAAATATAGAAGCTACAATACAAACATTACATGACTTAAAAGAAATAGGCGTATCTATCTCAATTGATGATTTTGGTACTGGTTACTCCTCGTTAAGTTATTTGCAAAAATTACCTGTTGATACCTTAAAGATAGATAAGAGCTTTATTGATTCACTCTCATCTTCAGATGAAGATACTTGGATAGTTATAAATACGATCTCCTTAGCATCAGGCTTGAAACTTAAAACAGTAGCCGAAGGGGTTGAAACGCAAGAGCAAAAGTCTATTTTAGCTGATTTAGGTTGCGACATATTACAGGGCTACTTGTATAGTAAACCAATCCCTAAAAATGAATTTTTTATGAAATTCAAATAA
- a CDS encoding metallophosphatase domain-containing protein produces MNTKLQCVAISDTHGMYSNLEIPDGDVLIHAGDITRHGKLSELKDFNEWLGEQPHQHKIIIAGNHDWCFERQKEASLNILTNAVYLEDQSITIAGHKFYGSPWQPRFQNWAFNLTRGKEIQKKWDLISNDVDVLITHGPAFGLLDKIDSGENTGCENLLTKIEEIKPKVHICGHIHEGYGEVICKGIKFINASVTDERYKLTNAPIVFTVD; encoded by the coding sequence ATGAATACAAAGCTACAGTGTGTTGCTATTTCGGACACTCACGGTATGTACAGCAATCTAGAAATCCCGGATGGTGATGTTCTCATTCATGCTGGAGATATTACTAGGCACGGAAAGTTATCAGAACTTAAGGATTTCAATGAGTGGTTAGGTGAGCAACCTCATCAACACAAAATCATTATCGCGGGTAATCACGACTGGTGTTTTGAGCGTCAAAAAGAAGCCAGCTTAAACATCCTAACCAATGCTGTGTATCTAGAAGATCAATCGATAACAATAGCGGGGCACAAGTTTTACGGCTCGCCATGGCAACCAAGGTTTCAAAACTGGGCTTTTAACTTAACGCGCGGCAAAGAAATACAAAAAAAATGGGATCTGATCAGTAATGATGTTGATGTACTCATTACCCACGGACCTGCGTTTGGCCTGTTAGATAAAATTGATAGCGGTGAAAACACCGGTTGTGAGAATCTATTAACTAAGATTGAAGAAATAAAACCCAAAGTTCATATCTGCGGACATATTCATGAAGGATATGGAGAAGTCATCTGCAAAGGGATTAAGTTTATCAATGCCAGCGTCACTGACGAACGCTACAAACTGACGAATGCCCCCATTGTATTTACAGTCGATTAA
- a CDS encoding IS3-like element ISCps2 family transposase (programmed frameshift): protein MTKSKSYQRYPAEFKRMALLKASEDGVTANSVCEELGISFRQLSRWRDEFRLKGDDAFKGNKQTSNNELTKLKQELAKVKKERDFFKRCGGVLRQGVRLKFCCIKRHRNSYPVKMMCALLDISRSGYYAWLSRPLCKTKQENIQLTEQISKVFEQSRCVYGAPRIRAALNADGQACGKNRVARLMRVLQLKGRPKRVFRRSAKSNPYVEPAPNLLHQNFVSKAVNQVWSSDITYIQTKQGFVYLAVVMDLYSRKIIGWSMDKNMGRHIAMNALGMAVAARNPSDGLIIHSDRGSQYISDDYQQMLNENGILCSMSARGNCYDNAVVESFFGSLKRERIRRYNYRTRQEAQIDVFDYIECFYNKRRLHSYLKYKNPSDFEAEGNILN, encoded by the exons ATGACAAAATCCAAAAGTTATCAAAGATACCCTGCTGAGTTTAAACGTATGGCGTTACTCAAAGCTTCTGAAGACGGTGTTACTGCTAATAGTGTTTGCGAAGAACTCGGGATCAGTTTTAGGCAACTAAGTCGTTGGCGTGATGAGTTTCGCTTGAAAGGTGATGATGCTTTCAAAGGGAATAAACAAACTAGCAATAATGAATTAACTAAGTTGAAGCAAGAGCTGGCTAAAGTAAAAAAAGAGCGTGATTTTT TTAAAAGATGCGGTGGTGTTCTTCGCCAAGGAGTCCGGTTAAAGTTTTGTTGTATTAAGCGGCACCGCAACAGTTATCCCGTAAAAATGATGTGTGCTCTATTGGATATTTCACGTAGTGGTTATTACGCCTGGCTAAGTCGGCCACTATGTAAAACCAAGCAAGAGAATATTCAGTTAACAGAGCAGATATCAAAAGTATTTGAGCAAAGCAGATGTGTATATGGAGCTCCAAGAATCAGGGCTGCGCTTAACGCTGACGGGCAAGCTTGTGGTAAAAACAGAGTGGCTAGGTTAATGCGTGTTTTGCAATTAAAAGGCCGTCCTAAGCGTGTATTTAGACGTTCAGCTAAGTCTAATCCATACGTTGAGCCTGCGCCAAATTTGCTACACCAAAACTTTGTTTCAAAGGCGGTAAATCAAGTTTGGTCATCAGACATAACTTATATACAAACGAAACAAGGTTTTGTTTATTTAGCCGTCGTAATGGACTTGTACTCACGTAAAATTATTGGGTGGTCAATGGATAAAAACATGGGCCGTCACATTGCAATGAACGCGTTAGGCATGGCTGTGGCAGCAAGAAATCCGAGTGATGGCCTCATCATTCATTCTGATAGAGGATCTCAATACATCAGCGATGACTATCAGCAGATGTTAAACGAAAATGGCATCCTATGCAGCATGAGCGCTAGAGGAAACTGCTATGACAATGCTGTTGTAGAAAGTTTTTTCGGGTCACTTAAAAGAGAACGGATTCGTCGGTACAACTACAGAACAAGACAAGAAGCGCAAATAGATGTGTTTGATTATATTGAATGCTTCTATAATAAAAGGAGGCTTCACAGCTATCTAAAGTATAAAAACCCTTCGGACTTTGAAGCTGAAGGAAATATTCTTAATTAG